GGTCACTGGATCTGCCGACAAGCAAGGTATATGGTGTTGCCACATTTTATGATCAGTTCCGCTTTGAACCCAGGGGGCGGTTCCATATACAGATTTGCCACGGCACAGCCTGCCACATCAATAATTCTGCCCGCATTATCCAGGAAGCTGAACGGCTTCTGAAAATAAAACAAGGTCAGACCACCCGTGACGGCATATTCAGCCTTGAAGTTGTTAACTGCATGGGCGCCTGTGGATTGTCACCGGTGATGGCTGTAAACGATATTTATTATCATGGTATTGTACCGGGTGATCTGAAAGAAATTATTGACCAGTGTAAAGAAAAAATCAGCCGGCAATGAACACACTGACAACAATGAGTTTAAAAGAACTGGCCGGGCATTTACTGCTCAATGCGCATCCGGGCAGCGATCCGGCTACCGAAGAATACATTAACAGACTCAGGCGCGACACTGTTGACAAGCCGGTAATTTATGTCGGCACCGGCACCTGCGGAATGGTAGCAGGAGCTAAAGGAACACTGAAAGCCATCCGCCAGTACCTGACCGAAAAAAGCATTGACGCGGAAATCATTGAGGTGGGTTGTATCGGACTGTGTATTCATGAGCCGATGGTTGATGTTCAGCTTCCGGGTAAACGAAGGATTGCCTTCTCATGCATTACCGAAAACAAGGTTGAACCTCTGCTGGATGAGATCCTGAATTATGAAGTTCCTGCTGAAAACCTGCTCGGACAATACTCGCATCCTAACCATGAGGCCTGGGACGGAGTAAAGTTATTGGGGGAAATGCCTTACTTCAGGCTTCAAAACAGACTCGTACTCAGAAACTGCGGGATTATCAATCCATACTCCATCGAAGAATATATTGCCCGGGGGGGATACCGCTCATTGGTAAGGGTACTTCGGAACTATGCACCGGACAAGGTTTGCGATATCATTGAAGAGAGCGGACTCAGAGGCCGTGGCGGAGGGGGGTTCCCTACCGGCCGCAAATGGAAAACCGCGCTTAACACTCAGGACGATGAGCGTTACCTGATTTGCAACGGCGATGAAAGTGATCCCGGAGCCTTTATGGACAGAGCTATTTTCGAAGGCGACCCCCATAAACTGATTGAAGGAACCGCCATTGCAGCATATGCTGTAAATGCGAAGAAAGCCTATATTTACGTCAGGGCAGAATATTCGATTGCCGTTGACAGGCTCAGGCAGGCCATCCAACAGGTAAATGATGCCGGGTTGCTTGGCTACAACATCCTGAACAGCGGTTACAACCTGCAGATTCAGATACGTGAAGGAGCCGGCGCTTTCGTATGCGGCGAAGAAA
This sequence is a window from Lentimicrobium saccharophilum. Protein-coding genes within it:
- the nuoE gene encoding NADH-quinone oxidoreductase subunit NuoE, producing MADKIDEIIKKHINVQRDSLLPLLQDIQNELGYLSEESINRIARSLDLPTSKVYGVATFYDQFRFEPRGRFHIQICHGTACHINNSARIIQEAERLLKIKQGQTTRDGIFSLEVVNCMGACGLSPVMAVNDIYYHGIVPGDLKEIIDQCKEKISRQ
- a CDS encoding NADH-ubiquinone oxidoreductase-F iron-sulfur binding region domain-containing protein — translated: MNTLTTMSLKELAGHLLLNAHPGSDPATEEYINRLRRDTVDKPVIYVGTGTCGMVAGAKGTLKAIRQYLTEKSIDAEIIEVGCIGLCIHEPMVDVQLPGKRRIAFSCITENKVEPLLDEILNYEVPAENLLGQYSHPNHEAWDGVKLLGEMPYFRLQNRLVLRNCGIINPYSIEEYIARGGYRSLVRVLRNYAPDKVCDIIEESGLRGRGGGGFPTGRKWKTALNTQDDERYLICNGDESDPGAFMDRAIFEGDPHKLIEGTAIAAYAVNAKKAYIYVRAEYSIAVDRLRQAIQQVNDAGLLGYNILNSGYNLQIQIREGAGAFVCGEETALISSIEGKRGTPRPKPPFPSIRGLFGKPTVVNNVETLANVPAIIENGPSWFSSMGTSTSKGTKVFALAGRIAITGLAEVTMGTSLKDLIYIIAGGVRDGKRLKAIQLGGPSGSCLPEKSLDVLIDYEALLKAGTIMGSGGLVVMDEDTCMVDIAKFFTDFLQRESCGKCIPCREGSRRMHEIMENITRRPVNESGHETLERFKGVMQLENLADVIKDTSLCGLGQTAPNPLLSALKYFREEFEEHIFDRKCRAGVCKDLKVYYIDVEKCTGCTACAKKCPTTAIIGSPRVPHFIIEDKCIGCGICFDVCKFVAVFVK